From Amphiprion ocellaris isolate individual 3 ecotype Okinawa chromosome 2, ASM2253959v1, whole genome shotgun sequence, a single genomic window includes:
- the fbxl5 gene encoding F-box/LRR-repeat protein 5, which translates to MAPFPDEVDVFTGPHWRMKQLVGLYCEKLSKTNFSNNNDFRSFLQSLCATFKEFKMHEQIENEYIIGLLQQRCCTVYNVHSDNKLSEMLSLFEKGLHSVKSEYEQLNYAQQLKERLEAFTQDFLPHMKEEEEVFQPMLMQYFTYEELKDIKKQVIAQHCSQQQWDCAAEVLKGFSLWSQAEELQKAFKYADHEKTDYELEKNRNSSTHISQLPTEIMLRLFHYLGPEDLCRCSQVCSSWSELAKTGSLWKHLYPVRWARGDYYSGPPGDLDQEPDEEWVKSRQNEGRAYQEWDEDADVDESDESGHTEGSLAISAAQREKRLLNGIIQNLLPVVGPSVKSIILAYSSTVSSKMIRQILSFCPNITHLDLTQTDVTDFAFDSWLSFGACRSLEHLDLSGCEKITNHTLKKLSVGMGDLTSSTCIDKHSERRAKLLKSSPVSITLMDERKLHPVGRKQQALIFKQGTGRWGAACTPTQVWVLDRSDLADIEDAADWSRRGGMSLPDAESFVEAQLVEGSCCCRRSRRCGHRTGSDPSFLHQQFAMSGEMFCGHSTCCSSDMALRTFSGPQCKPGTTKNTTAESRTQCFPFGGMQCVEPENRTDWSKAKRSLRFLSLSGCYQVTDLGLRALSQRGGLPALEHLNLSGCLFITEVGLQELVSACPSLNNEHFYYCDNINGPHADTASGCQNLQCGFRACCRSGE; encoded by the exons ATGGCACCCTTTCCGGACGAGGTGGATGTTTTTACTGGCCCACACTGGCGAATGAAGCAGCTGGTGGGCCTGTACTGCGAAAAG ctGTCCAAAACCAACTTCTCCAACAACAATGATTTCCGCTCATTTCTTCAGTCGCTGTGCGCCACCTTCAAGGAGTTCAAGATGCACGAGCAAATTGAGAACGAATACATCATTGGCCTGTTGCAACAGCGCTGCTGCACTGTGTACAATGTGCACTCTGACAACAAACTCTCTGAGATGTTGTCCCTCTTTGAGAAGGGCTTGCACAGCGTTAAG AGTGAATATGAGCAGCTTAACTATGCCCAGCAGCTGAAGGAGAGACTAGAAGCTTTCACACAGGACTTTCTGCCGCACatgaaggaagaagaagag GTGTTTCAGCCTATGCTTATGCAGTACTTCACCTATGAGGAGCTCAAGGACATCAAGAAACAGGTGATAGCACAACACTGCAGCCAACAGCAATGGGATTGTGCCGCAGAAGTGCTGAAGGGCTTCAGCTTGTGGAGCCAGGCAGAGGAGCTGCAAAAAGCCTTTAAATATGCTGATCACGAGAAGACAGATTATG AACTGGAAAAGAACAGGAATTCTTCAACCCACATCTCACAGCTTCCCACTGAAATTATGCTGAGGTTGTTTCATTATTTGGGCCCTGAGGATCTGTGCCGCTGCAGCCAAGTGTGCAGCTCTTGGTCAGAACTAGCCAAGACCGGATCTTTGTGGAAGCACCTCTACCCTGTACGCTGGGCCAGAG GTGATTACTATAGTGGCCCCCCCGGGGATCTCGATCAGGAGCCAGATGAGGAGTGGGTGAAGAGTCGGCAAAATGAGGGTCGCGCCTATCAGGAATGGGATGAGGATGCTGATGTTGATGAGTCTG ATGAGTCGGGCCACACAGAGGGCTCCCTGGCAATTAGCGCTGCTCAGCGAGAGAAGAGACTCCTGAATGGGATCATCCAGAACCTTCTGCCAGTTGTGGGTCCATCTGTCAAGTCCATTATTCTGGCATACAGTTCTACAGTCTCAAGTAAAATG ATCCGTCAGATTCTCAGTTTCTGCCCTAATATTACTCATCTGGACCTGACCCAGACTGATGTTACAGATTTTGCATTTGACAg CTGGTTATCTTTCGGAGCCTGTCGTTCCCTGGAGCACCTGGATTTGTCAGGATGTGAGAAGATCACCAATCACACCCTGAAGAAACTGTCTGTTGGGATGGGTGACCTCACGTCTTCCACCTGCATTGATAAACATTCAGAGCGGCGAGCCAAGCTTCTGAAAAGTTCTCCGGTTTCCATTACGCTCATGGATGAGAGAAAGCTGCATCCAGTGGGGCGAAAGCAGCAGGCCCTTATTTTCAAGCAGGGGACTGGCCGTTGGGGCGCTGCCTGCACGCCCACGCAAGTGTGGGTCTTGGACCGTTCAGACCTTGCTGATATTGAAGATGCTGCAGACTGGAGCCGTCGTGGTGGAATGTCGCTCCCTGATGCAGAGAGCTTTGTAGAGGCGCAGCTTGTGGAAGGCTCATGCTGttgcaggaggagcaggaggtgtGGGCACAGGACTGGCTCAGATCCTTCCTTTTTGCATCAGCAGTTTGCCATGTCTGGGGAAATGTTTTGTGGCCACTCTACATGCTGCAGTAGTGACATGGCCCTCAGGACTTTTAGCGGGCCACAGTGCAAACCAGGCACCACCAAGAACACCACTGCAGAATCGAGGACTCAATGCTTCCCATTTGGGGGCATGCAGTGTGTGGAGCCTGAAAACAGGACTGACTGGTCAAAAGCCAAACGCTCACTGAGATTTCTCAGTCTCTCTGGGTGTTATCAAGTCACTGACTTGGGCTTGAG GGCTCTGTCTCAGCGTGGAGGACTTCCTGCCCTGGAGCATCTCAACTTATCTGGTTGCCTCTTCATCACTGAGGTGGGGCTGCAGGAGCTGGTGTCAGCCTGTCCTTCCCTCAATAATGAACACTTCTATTACTGCGACAACATCAACG GTCCTCACGCAGACACGGCCAGCGGCTGCCAGAACCTGCAGTGTGGTTTCAGAGCCTGCTGTCGCTCTGGAGAGTGA
- the LOC129350425 gene encoding uncharacterized protein LOC129350425, translating into MSKPHIIQQIFDRDRRAAARFSSPAYPLQSPDSPPDQISFPPSCSWTPICRAPAPGRIPPVAHLCPRKTQPAASLAFSAANQCPPPKTPTGPPVPGTVTLLPHQFPVVSHSVFTLPSPPQHSIQNYHYIINPSLIQSRLLCVLSAWVHPSP; encoded by the exons ATGAGCAAACCTCACATTATCCAGCAAATATTTGATAGGG ATCGCCGAGCAGCTGCCCGGTTCTCCAGCCCCGCTTACCCCCTGCAGTCTCCGGATTCCCCTCCTGACCAGATCTCGTTCCCCCCCTCCTGCTCCTGGACCCCAATCTGCCGAGCTCCAGCCCCTGGAAGGATTCCACCAGTTGCGCACCTCTGTCCCCGGAAAACCCAGCCTGCTGCCTCCCTGGCGTTCTCCGCCGCCAACCAgtgtccaccaccaaagactcCAACCGGACCGCCGGTCCCTGGTACCGTCACCCTCCTCCCCCACCAATTCCCCGTAGTTAGTCACTCAGTCTTCACACTCCCTAGCCCCCCTCAGCACTCCATCCAGAATTACCATTATATAATAAATCCGTCTTTGATCCAGTCTCGCCtcctctgtgtgctctctgcttggGTTCACCCCTCACCTTAA